The proteins below are encoded in one region of Triticum aestivum cultivar Chinese Spring chromosome 1B, IWGSC CS RefSeq v2.1, whole genome shotgun sequence:
- the LOC123119109 gene encoding GDSL esterase/lipase EXL3: MAMASECTPGPGGATRRLILIITALVALMLVRPSCCTAASQPSSSQTRPPALILFGDSIVDPGNNNGLTTAVRCDFAPYGQDFPAHNATGRFSNGKIVGDILATRIGLKQYVPAYLGTELSDSDLLTGVSFASGGCGFDPLTADIVSVLSMDDQLELFKEYKGKISRIAGAQRAADIVSTSVYLVVTGTDDLANTYFTTPLRRDYDLESYIEFIVQCASAFIQKLHGLGARRVSVAGAPPIGCVPSQRTNAGGEERACVSLYNQAAVLYNAALEKEIRRLNGTALLPGSVLKYIDLYTPLLDMIQRPAAYGFQVSDRGCCGTGLFEVTLTCNAYTAHACRDPTKFLFWDTYHLTETGYNLLMAQIINRYGLW, from the exons ATGGCCATGGCCAGTGAATGCACGCCCGGACCCGGAGGAGCAACGCGCCGCCTCATTCTCATCATCACAGCACTCGTGGCATTGATGCTTGTGCGCCCCTCCTGCTGCACTGCCGCTTCCCAGCCGAGCTCGAGCCAGACGcggccgccggcgctgatcctgtTCGGGGACTCCATCGTGGACCCGGGCAACAACAACGGCCTCACCACGGCGGTGCGGTGCGACTTCGCGCCCTACGGCCAGGACTTCCCCGCCCACAACGCCACCGGCAGGTTCAGCAACGGCAAGATCGTCGGCGACATCCTCG CCACCCGGATAGGCCTGAAGCAGTACGTGCCGGCGTACCTCGGCACGGAGCTCAGCGACTCGGACCTCCTCACCGGCGTCAGCTTCGCCTCCGGTGGCTGCGGCTTCGACCCCCTCACGGCCGACATCGTG TCGGTTCTGAGCATGGACGACCAGCTGGAGCTGTTCAAGGAGTACAAGGGTAAGATCAGCCGCATCGCCGGCGCGCAGCGAGCCGCCGACATCGTCTCGACGAGCGTCTACCTGGTGGTGACCGGCACCGACGACCTGGCCAACACCTACTTCACGACGCCGCTCCGGCGAGACTACGACCTCGAGTCCTACATCGAGTTCATCGTGCAGTGCGCCTCGGCCTTCATCCAGAAGCTGCACGGCCTGGGCGCGCGGCGGGTGAGCGTCGCCGGCGCCCCGCCCATCGGGTGCGTGCCGTCGCAGCGGACCAAcgccggcggcgaggagagggCGTGCGTGTCCCTGTACAACCAGGCGGCCGTGCTGTACAACGCGGCGCTGGAGAAGGAGATCCGGCGGCTCAACGGCACGGCGCTGCTCCCGGGGTCGGTGCTCAAGTACATCGACCTCTACACGCCGCTGCTGGACATGATCCAGCGCCCGGCCGCCTACGGCTTCCAGGTGTCCGACCGCGGCTGCTGCGGCACCGGGCTGTTCGAGGTGACGCTCACCTGCAACGCATACACGGCGCACGCCTGCAGGGACCCCACCAAGTTCCTCTTCTGGGACACCTACCACCTCACCGAAACGGGCTACAACCTCCTCATGGCGCAGATCATCAACCGCTACGGTCTGTGGTAG